A part of Lacinutrix sp. 5H-3-7-4 genomic DNA contains:
- a CDS encoding LacI family DNA-binding transcriptional regulator produces the protein MITLKKIAEELQVSVSTVSKALHNSPEISEATIEKVKEIAEKYNYRPNQSALNLKKRSTKTIGVIIPNILNFFFAKALLGIEEEATKQGYNIITCLSNESIEKEKKTLDLLSNGSVDGFILSVAEETQVKKDKSHFNNIINQNYPLVIFDRFFDVINCNKIIADDYEATYNATKHLISEGRQNIALVSNISGLNVANLRINGYNEAINEAKQKPLILNIENPENQEQEIEAFIKMHKNKVDGIIAIDNTSGVIILNKAQKLKINIPKQLSLIGFSSSNVLKFTNPKLSTIEQNPELLGAASVKKVIEIINSDTKIKPTTSIIKTTLNLRETTL, from the coding sequence ATGATTACTTTAAAAAAGATTGCTGAAGAGTTACAAGTATCTGTATCAACAGTATCAAAAGCGCTACATAATAGCCCAGAAATTAGTGAAGCTACTATTGAAAAAGTTAAGGAAATAGCAGAAAAATATAATTACAGGCCTAACCAAAGCGCACTAAATTTAAAAAAACGTAGTACAAAAACCATAGGAGTAATTATACCTAATATTTTAAACTTCTTTTTTGCAAAAGCCTTATTAGGTATAGAAGAAGAGGCTACAAAACAAGGCTATAATATTATTACATGTTTAAGTAATGAATCTATAGAGAAAGAAAAAAAGACGCTCGATTTATTATCAAACGGTAGTGTAGATGGTTTTATATTATCTGTAGCTGAAGAAACCCAAGTAAAAAAGGACAAATCACACTTTAATAACATTATAAATCAAAACTATCCATTAGTTATATTCGATCGTTTTTTTGATGTAATTAACTGCAACAAAATTATTGCAGACGATTATGAAGCTACCTATAATGCTACAAAACATTTAATTAGTGAAGGAAGACAAAATATAGCTCTAGTAAGTAATATTAGTGGATTAAACGTAGCAAATCTTCGAATTAACGGTTATAATGAAGCTATAAATGAAGCAAAACAAAAACCATTAATTTTAAATATAGAAAATCCTGAAAACCAAGAACAGGAAATAGAAGCGTTTATAAAAATGCATAAAAATAAAGTTGATGGTATTATAGCTATAGATAATACATCTGGTGTAATTATTTTAAACAAAGCTCAAAAATTAAAAATAAACATACCTAAACAACTCTCTTTAATAGGTTTTTCCAGTAGCAACGTTTTAAAGTTTACAAACCCAAAACTGTCTACAATAGAGCAAAATCCAGAACTTTTAGGTGCGGCATCTGTAAAAAAAGTAATAGAGATTATTAATAGTGATACTAAAATTAAACCAACCACTAGTATTATTAAAACAACTTTAAATTTAAGAGAAACTACACTATAG
- a CDS encoding tetratricopeptide repeat-containing sensor histidine kinase: MKILKKTSLLLCVFSIYTALVFAQSTKVKQDSIKYYYSVSRSSKFEVPKRLTAVSNALKLLKKDTTSSLYLKTINQKSYLFNKANQLDSALVFAKILLNKSIAQQDIKMQKLALRKLANYNRSNFNFIRSYNYNIQLKNISLKSKDTLEVVKALQHISSLQNIIGLPFESEASAVECLKLLDALKDTPKIIISKIGIYNQLGIIYKNLKNYERALSLYDKALSKTENATYISTLLNNKANVYRDQKKYAKAEIILKQVYKKALEINKPSVKNRALDNLGFVQSKLNNPRGEQNLKQALKARELNEDLYGIYTSCMHLAEHFIYNNNLIKARAYAHRAYNIAVKLKSNTNTLDALALLSKTSTDAFVTNFIHLKDSIQNANLKTRNKYASVKYDYAKQELLAKENELEKEKEKRLKFIYLAGIFLVLITSTFLYFLLRAKHKKNNLKQVFLTEARISKKVHDEVANDVYHVMTKLQSDNMINISVLDDLESIYTKTRDISRENNAINTTGNFEEALIDLLLSYQSSNVNVITKNLSKINWSQFSNLKKMTIYRVLQELMVNMKKHSQASLVVLSFEKTKEKLIIKYNDNGIGTTFKKANGLQNVENRIVTIKGTITFDTEVNKGFKAIIKV, from the coding sequence ATGAAAATTTTAAAAAAAACAAGCCTCTTATTATGTGTTTTTAGCATTTATACAGCATTGGTTTTTGCACAATCAACAAAAGTAAAACAAGACAGTATAAAATATTATTACTCAGTTTCTAGAAGTAGCAAATTTGAAGTTCCAAAAAGATTAACTGCAGTATCAAATGCATTAAAACTACTAAAAAAGGACACTACAAGTAGTTTATATTTAAAAACTATAAATCAAAAAAGCTATTTATTTAATAAAGCAAATCAACTAGATAGTGCTTTAGTTTTTGCTAAAATTTTATTAAATAAAAGTATAGCACAACAGGATATTAAAATGCAAAAATTGGCATTAAGAAAATTAGCCAATTATAACCGTAGTAATTTCAACTTTATAAGGTCGTATAATTATAATATACAACTTAAAAATATTAGTTTAAAAAGTAAAGATACATTAGAGGTTGTAAAAGCTTTACAACATATATCCAGTTTGCAAAATATAATAGGACTACCGTTTGAGAGTGAAGCGTCTGCTGTTGAGTGTTTAAAATTGTTAGATGCTTTAAAAGATACACCTAAAATTATAATCTCTAAAATAGGCATATACAATCAATTAGGGATTATTTATAAAAATCTTAAAAATTACGAACGCGCATTATCTCTATATGATAAAGCACTTTCAAAAACCGAAAATGCAACATATATTTCCACATTATTAAATAATAAGGCAAATGTATATAGAGATCAAAAAAAATATGCAAAAGCAGAAATTATTTTAAAACAGGTATATAAAAAAGCTTTAGAAATTAACAAACCAAGTGTAAAAAATAGAGCTTTAGATAATTTAGGATTTGTACAATCAAAATTAAACAATCCAAGAGGAGAACAAAACTTAAAGCAAGCATTAAAGGCCAGAGAATTAAATGAAGATCTTTATGGCATTTATACAAGTTGTATGCACCTAGCAGAGCATTTTATATATAATAATAACTTAATAAAAGCTAGAGCCTATGCACATAGAGCCTACAATATAGCAGTAAAATTAAAAAGTAATACAAATACTTTAGATGCTCTGGCATTATTAAGTAAAACCTCAACCGATGCTTTTGTTACAAACTTTATACACTTAAAAGACAGTATCCAAAATGCAAATTTAAAAACAAGAAATAAATATGCATCCGTTAAGTATGATTATGCAAAACAAGAGTTATTGGCAAAAGAAAATGAGCTTGAAAAAGAAAAAGAAAAACGCCTTAAATTTATTTACTTAGCAGGTATTTTTTTAGTATTAATTACCTCAACTTTTTTATATTTTCTTTTGAGAGCAAAACACAAAAAAAACAATTTGAAACAAGTGTTTTTAACCGAAGCACGAATCTCTAAAAAGGTACATGATGAGGTAGCAAACGATGTTTACCATGTTATGACTAAACTACAAAGTGATAATATGATTAATATTTCGGTGTTAGATGATTTAGAATCCATTTATACCAAAACCAGAGATATTTCTAGAGAAAATAACGCTATAAATACTACAGGAAATTTTGAAGAAGCTTTAATAGACTTATTACTTAGTTACCAATCAAGTAATGTAAACGTAATAACAAAAAATTTATCTAAAATAAATTGGAGTCAATTTTCAAATTTAAAAAAAATGACTATTTATAGAGTATTACAAGAGTTAATGGTAAACATGAAAAAGCACAGTCAAGCATCTCTTGTTGTTTTAAGTTTTGAAAAAACGAAAGAAAAACTCATTATTAAATATAACGATAATGGCATAGGTACTACATTTAAAAAAGCAAACGGTTTGCAAAATGTGGAAAACCGTATAGTAACAATAAAAGGAACTATTACTTTTGATACTGAAGTAAATAAAGGCTTTAAAGCCATAATAAAAGTATAA